The Acidobacteriota bacterium genomic interval TAAGATTTCCCATTCCTCATCAGTGACATCGCTCGGGTATTTTTTGCGTTTCATCTACTTCCTCTTTAAGATAAGATTTGCTTATAAATACCTCATTCTACTTAAATTGGATACCCTCTAAGGCCGAGACCCTCGGGCTGAAGAAACCGGGCTGAAGAAGACGGGCTTGGGGCTGAAGAAAATGGGCTGAAGAAGTTGGGTGAAGACGTCAAACAATCGCATTTCAGGTGCGACTTCGTGTCGCACCTGAAATTCCATAACTGGTATTGAATTCAGTTTTATTTTTTATAATTGCCGTTCCATCGGCTTTGTCTGACGATTGGCTCTTTTAAGCCAGCATTCCGGCCAGAGCCAGCATTTCCTCCGCAAAGGGAAGTTGAAGGAATGACAGGAGCGCGCTGGATAACGCAGCCATGGATGTGCCGGGTTTGGTTTCGGAAGTTGAGGTTTTCGGTTCTTCAGCTTCGTCGGGAACCGCGGAAAGCAAACCTGTTCTCACATCATAAATATACCCCTTGACCAGCAAATCTTTGGGAATCCACGGGTGCGATTTCAATCTCATGATTTGGAGTCGCACATTGTCTTCCAGGTTTTTAAAGGTGTGAAACTGAGCTGGTGCCACCACTTCCATGCCGGTCAGTTTCAGTAATTTTGCCCGCAGATCATCGTCGGTGTATTGCATCATCCCGCATTCAGTGTGGTTGATGATCATGACGTGCCGGGTGCCGAGCAGATGGTTTGAAACAATCAATGACCGCAATATATCTTCGGTGATGACGCCGCCAGCGTTGCGAAGAATATGCGCTTCGCCCGGTTGAAGGCCCAGCATGCGTTCCATTGAAAGCCGGGCATCCATACAGGTCACGATGGCCAGCTTTCTGGATGGTGGGGCTTCAAGATCGTGATGGGTAAATTCTTCGACAAATTTGCGATTGGCTTCGATGACTTGATTGAAAATTTCCATGCGAATCCTCGTGAGAAATTAAATTTTGAGATAATGCTCAGGGGAAAGTATTTGGCCGTTGTTGGGGGGACTGGCCGCAAATTAAATGAATCAGAGGTGTTCTGCAATTTGTTTTTGCTGAGAACGAAAGACAGAAGACAGGAGCGAAAGCCATCAGGCTGAGCTTCGAAGAAGAACGAAGAGAGCGTTAAAAAATAAGTTTCTGGAGGCAAGCGTTCTGTCACCTCCAGGTTTTGGTTTTGCACCGCGAAGCGCTGCCGTTCGGATAGGGAGGTCGGTTGGCCGCTTTGGGCCTGGTAAAAGGAAGGACAAAAAGGACAAAAAAGACATAACGGATAGGCTGGAAGTCAATTTCGGTGAAGTTGGGTTTCCTTCAATGAGCCAGGGAATTCCTGGTTGCGATTCGTGTCCTGAACAGGTCGGCGCTGGTTATAGTGGCAAGAGAGTGATAATTTGGGCAAAAATCAGGTCATTCTTCATTCTTCATTCTTCATTCCCATGACGCCTCAACTTGTCCTTCATGATGCAGCCACCAGGGAGTGGCTTCGATTTCGGCAGCCAGCCCAGATTCTGACGACTTCGTTGGTGGACGAAGTTTTGCCCCTGATGCAGTTCATTGACCAGTTGGTGAATGAGCACGGGTATTATGCCGCCGGATTTTTGAGCTATGAAGCCGCCCCAGCCTTTGACCCGGCGTTACCGACGTACCCTCCCGGATCTTTTCCGCTCCTCTGGTTTGGGATTTTTGAAAACGTTGAGCGCCTGACGCTGCCTGAACCGACAACTTCGGTTGGGATTGAATGTCAGTGGGTACCTTCGATCAGCCGGGTGAACTATGAACGGGCTTTCCAGCAAGTCAAACAATATCTTGGTCAAGGCGAGACCTATCAGGTCAATTTCACGTTTCGACTCAAGTCGCACTTTCAGGGGAATCCGTGGGACTGGTTTTTGACGCTGGCCCAGGCTCAACAGGCTGATTATGGAGCATTTGTTGATCTTGGTTCACTCGTTTTGTGTTCGGCGTCGCCGGAATTATTTTTTCAGCTTGATGGTCGGCAATTGATTTCGCGTCCGATGAAAGGAACGGCGGCCCGGGCCTGCACTTCCGTGGATGATCAGGCGCAGGCGGACTGGCTGTTCCATTCCGAAAAAAACCGGGCCGAAAACATTATGATTGTGGATATGATCCGCAATGACCTTGGGCGCGTCGCGCAGGTTGGAAGCGTCACTGTTCCAAAACTGTTTGAAATCGAGCGATACCCGACGGTCTGGCAAATGACCTCGACGGTGGCGGCCACAACGGACGAACCAGTGTGGAAAATTCTGAAAGCACTCTTTCCATGTGCTTCGATTACTGGTGCTCCAAAGGCGCGCTCAATGAAGATTATTGCCGAACTGGAGTCCGACCCCCGACATATCTACACCGGGAGCATCGGCTATCTCGCTCCGGGACGGAAAGCACAGTTCAATGTGGCGATTCGAACCGTCTGGCTTGACCGGGCGACGGGGCAGGCCGAATTTGGGGTGGGCGGTGGAATTGTCTGGGATTCCGAACACAAAGACGAATATCTGGAATGCCAGACCAAGGCCAGGGTCCTGACCAGTCGCTGGGATGATTTCCAGTTGTTTGAATCACTGCTCTGGACGCCGGAAGATGGGTACTTTCTGGTGTCAAATCACTTGAGCCGGTTGCGTGACTCAGCCGCCTATTTTGGGTTTTCGTGGGATGAATCCAGGCTGGTTGCTGAACTGGAGCGGATTGCTCACCGGCTTCCCCAGGTGGCTCATAAAGTGAAAGTTTTTGTTTCGCGTCATGGGCAAATCAGCCACGAATGGATGGCCTTGCCGGTTTGTGCGGCTTCAGGAACGGTCAAGGCGCGGGTTGCCTTGTCACCAGTTCGCTCGACCGACCGCTTTCTGTATCACAAAACCACCCGGCGCGCGGTCTACGCCCAGGCACTGGCGTCGTTTCCTGATTGTGATGACGTTGTGTTGTGGAATGAGCGTGGGGAAATAACTGAAAGTACAAGGGCAAATGTGGTTATCCGGATGAATGGCAGGCTGGTCACGCCACCGGTTTCCTCCGGGTTGCTGGCGGGAACTTTCCGGAACTGGTTAATCGAAAACGGCGAACTCACCGAACAGATTATTTCCCGTGAGGATTTCGAGCGGGCTGAAGCGCGATTTCTGATCAATTCCGTTCGCAAATGGCAAGCAGTTGAGTTGTTCGATGGGAGTTTTCAGGAAGATACGGTTGTCCCATACCGCCTTTCTCGTTAGGGTTGGCGACCAAATCTATCTTTCCCGAAAAACATTCAATTATGAACAATACACTGATCAAACCTTTGTCCCTGGTGTTTGGAATCGGAGTCTTTCTTGGTGGAATTCTCAACTCGATAACCGTTCAGGCTCAGGTGATACCGATTGATGTGACATTCACCCCGGCGATTGAAACCGCAAGACCTGAACCGGCAGAACGATTTCCAGGGGAGGCGGAAATCAATCAGTTGCTTACCTTTTCTGGCAAGCCGGCTGTTTCGAAAGCGGTAAACGAATCCCCAACACCTCAAAATCCGCAGCCGTCATCGCCATCCGCCGATCCTGGGCAGGCGAAAAAAGACCCGTATCAGGTCAACCCGTTGATTGCCCGTGGAGTGGCCACGATGGACGGTTATGAGCCGCTCAACGGCAAGGAGCGCGTGAAACTCTATCTGTTACAGACCTATTCACCCGCCGTGGTGTTTCGGATTATCGGGCCTTCGATTGGGTACCAGCTTGGCGAAGTCCCGCCCGAATGGGGAAACAACTTTGGTGGGTTTGGTCGGCGGGTCGCTTCAACTTATGGCGTGTTGATCCTTCAAAGTTCATTCCAGGCCGCTGGAGCTGCCGCCATGGGATATGAGCCGCGCTATGTTCGGAGTTCAAAAAAGGGATTCTTCAAGCGAACCGGGCATGCCTTTATGTTTAACTTCCTGACCTTGAACCGGGACAAAAAGCTGCGGATTGATTTCCCGACGCTGATCTCAATTTATGGCTCAAATATGATTGCCGCCCATGCCTGGTATCCAGACCGGTTCACCGCACGCGGAGACGGTGTTCGATTGGGGAACACCAGTCTGGCGATTCGGTTTGCGTCAAATTTGTTTCAAGAGTTCTTACCAGACATCAAAAAGATTTTCCGGCGCAAGTAGTAATCCCAGTTTGTAGTCAGTAGTCCATAGTCAGTCGTTCACTCAGTTTATTTAGTTGAATTCCTTGACTGTTTTCTAATGCGACGTTTGGGGAGCTACCACCGGATTTCGGAGCCTTCAATATGCGCTCTGCACGGTCCGCGCCCCAGGGGGCGCGGACCGTGCGGTCAGAGAGAAATCCAACTCGTTCCCGGTGGTGGCGCGTTCAATGCAACGCTGACCACCGGCTAACATTGCTCCATCGCTTCGGGATGAAATCAAAAAACCTACACGTGAAAGCTCTCATTTTCACCCTCGATTTTTCTCGCGAGCCCAGGCTGAGCAAGCAACCGCCAGAAACCCGAAAATCAGCAACACGCTGTATTCCATTCCGTTGCGTCCGGCACCAACCACAAACCAGCCTTCCTTCCAGTGGACGAGGATGATGCCCATCATCAACTGGAAACAAAACGTGATTGAAATCGGAATCAGAAAATATCCCGCCGTAAGTGTGAGTGTCCCAACAATTTCAAAAAGGGTAATTGACCAGGCGAGCGCCACCCCCAGCGGAAACCCGACGCTGGAAAGATAGCCTCCAAACGGAGTAACGCCTCCCACGGCGATCCGGGTGAGGCCGTGAATAATCATTAAAACAGCAAGTGTGTATCGAAGCAGACGAATCCCAGGATCTTCGCCTGCACTGGTTGCACGCAATAAAGACAGCATGATGACCTGTCCTGTATATATCTGGATACGCACTGATTTACAGAGGGCGGTACCTTACTGAGAAATGTGTTGAATCGTCAAATACTATTTCTTGGAGTGCTACGGCTTGACGGAGCTTTGGAATGTGGTGGCTTTTTATGAAAGCGGTGTCAAGCCGCCGCACTCCATATTTTAACCAAACGGCTAAAACCTTTCACCAAAAGGTTAAGGATTCAAATTCAATTTAAGGTTTAGAGTCGTCGCGCCTGGTGTCAGCGTTGGAGTAACCCTTTTTCCTGAACTCTGGTGTTTTATGCCTCCTGGCTCTGTGTCAAAAGCAGCCATATCTTCTCTTGTGCCGTGCAGATACCTTTCAGGCCACCAGGAACATCTGTTTGAGCAAGGAAAGTTATTTCATAGTTGTCTTGATAGAGTTGATGTACTTCCTCATCACTGATTGAAAACGGAGGACCTGGCATCACGCTTTGGTCATACTCATAGCAAATCAGCAATTGCGGCGCTTTATCCGTGATCTCCATAATATGTGCCGCGTAGCGCCTTCGAACTTCTTCAGGAAGCGCCACCAACGCTGCCCGATCATACATCGCGTCCACCGGGCCAAGTATCGTGCTGGACAACTCAAAAATATCACCGCCGAAGATATCAATATTTTGTGCACGATAGTGGTCCATTTCGCCAATTCTCGATAGTTCAGGTTCGACTCCAAGCTCGGTAAATAATTGTTCAATGGCCAGTTTGCTCAATTCGGCACCAACTACCTGATACCCCTGAGACAGAAGCCAGGAAATATCGAGCGTCTTACCGCACAACGGGAGAAAGACACGACTGCCTTTCACCAAAGAGAGTTCATTAAAATATTGTACCAGCAGCGGGTTGGCGGTACCTGTGTGGAATGCAATATCATTTTTTCCCCACTTTTGATGCCAGTAGGTTGTCTCCATAACACGTTACTCCGTTATCAGCGATTCCCAAAAATTGGGTTGCTCAAGTTATAACCTTTTGTTTGATAGGGCGGAAGACGCACCATTTGCACTGTATTCGTGCAAGACACGCCATGTCACACGATTTGGAGCTGAAGTAATACCAAATTGGGTTCAGGGCATTGGGTTCAGAATTCAGAGAAATACAATTACCTCAATAGTTTAGCCTTTCTGTAAAGCGATGAATTGATTTCAAAAGGAGGATCCGGATCTCCCGTGCTATAGTCCGGGTATGTCAAAACCGGATCTCAACCTGCTCTTCACCCTGGATGCGCTCCTTTCAGAAGGTAGCGTTGCCCGTGCCGCCCACCGGTTGCAGCTTAGCCCATCGGCAATGAGTCGGGCGCTGGCACGATTGCGGGAAACAACGGGTGATCCGCTCCTGGTGAGAGCCGGACGCGGGCTTGTTCCGACACCGCGAGCCATTGAACTACGCGAACAGGTCAGCCAGCTTGTTCAGGCTGGAGAAGCCGTGCTCCGTCCGTCTGAGGCTCTCAACCTCAACCAGCTCGTCCGAACGTTCACCCTGCGAACCCGCGAAGGCTTTGTAGAAAACTTCGGCCCTGACCTCATTGCTCGGGTCAGTGCGGAAGCTCCCGGCGTGCGGTTGTGCTTCGTTCCAAAGCTGAACAAAGACAGCACACCGCTTCGTGACGGGACCATTGACCTGGAAACAGGCGTGGTCGGAAAAACAACCAGCCCGGAGGTGCGCGTACAGCCTCTGTTCCAGGATCGGTTTATTGGGGTTGTGCGAATGGGTCACCCGCTAAGCGATGGTGAAATAACACCTTCCCGGTATGCGGCTGGAAAGCACATTGGCATCTTGCGGCGGGGACTTGAACGAGGCCCCATTGATGAAGCGTTGAACCGGCTTGGGCTGGAACGCGAAATCACCACCATCGTCAGTGGATTTTCGACGGCACTGGCTCTGGCACAGGCATCTGATCTGATCGCCAGTGTTCCCGAACAACACACCGGAATCCTCCGCACGGGAATG includes:
- a CDS encoding carbonic anhydrase, with the translated sequence MEIFNQVIEANRKFVEEFTHHDLEAPPSRKLAIVTCMDARLSMERMLGLQPGEAHILRNAGGVITEDILRSLIVSNHLLGTRHVMIINHTECGMMQYTDDDLRAKLLKLTGMEVVAPAQFHTFKNLEDNVRLQIMRLKSHPWIPKDLLVKGYIYDVRTGLLSAVPDEAEEPKTSTSETKPGTSMAALSSALLSFLQLPFAEEMLALAGMLA
- the pabB gene encoding aminodeoxychorismate synthase component I codes for the protein MTPQLVLHDAATREWLRFRQPAQILTTSLVDEVLPLMQFIDQLVNEHGYYAAGFLSYEAAPAFDPALPTYPPGSFPLLWFGIFENVERLTLPEPTTSVGIECQWVPSISRVNYERAFQQVKQYLGQGETYQVNFTFRLKSHFQGNPWDWFLTLAQAQQADYGAFVDLGSLVLCSASPELFFQLDGRQLISRPMKGTAARACTSVDDQAQADWLFHSEKNRAENIMIVDMIRNDLGRVAQVGSVTVPKLFEIERYPTVWQMTSTVAATTDEPVWKILKALFPCASITGAPKARSMKIIAELESDPRHIYTGSIGYLAPGRKAQFNVAIRTVWLDRATGQAEFGVGGGIVWDSEHKDEYLECQTKARVLTSRWDDFQLFESLLWTPEDGYFLVSNHLSRLRDSAAYFGFSWDESRLVAELERIAHRLPQVAHKVKVFVSRHGQISHEWMALPVCAASGTVKARVALSPVRSTDRFLYHKTTRRAVYAQALASFPDCDDVVLWNERGEITESTRANVVIRMNGRLVTPPVSSGLLAGTFRNWLIENGELTEQIISREDFERAEARFLINSVRKWQAVELFDGSFQEDTVVPYRLSR
- a CDS encoding DoxX family protein translates to MLSLLRATSAGEDPGIRLLRYTLAVLMIIHGLTRIAVGGVTPFGGYLSSVGFPLGVALAWSITLFEIVGTLTLTAGYFLIPISITFCFQLMMGIILVHWKEGWFVVGAGRNGMEYSVLLIFGFLAVACSAWAREKNRG
- the tmpT gene encoding thiopurine S-methyltransferase; translation: METTYWHQKWGKNDIAFHTGTANPLLVQYFNELSLVKGSRVFLPLCGKTLDISWLLSQGYQVVGAELSKLAIEQLFTELGVEPELSRIGEMDHYRAQNIDIFGGDIFELSSTILGPVDAMYDRAALVALPEEVRRRYAAHIMEITDKAPQLLICYEYDQSVMPGPPFSISDEEVHQLYQDNYEITFLAQTDVPGGLKGICTAQEKIWLLLTQSQEA
- a CDS encoding LysR family transcriptional regulator, with the translated sequence MSKPDLNLLFTLDALLSEGSVARAAHRLQLSPSAMSRALARLRETTGDPLLVRAGRGLVPTPRAIELREQVSQLVQAGEAVLRPSEALNLNQLVRTFTLRTREGFVENFGPDLIARVSAEAPGVRLCFVPKLNKDSTPLRDGTIDLETGVVGKTTSPEVRVQPLFQDRFIGVVRMGHPLSDGEITPSRYAAGKHIGILRRGLERGPIDEALNRLGLEREITTIVSGFSTALALAQASDLIASVPEQHTGILRTGMQSFPLPVPLPEFTVSLLWHPRLDADPAHRWLRKIVRDICTK